A single genomic interval of Granulicella tundricola MP5ACTX9 harbors:
- a CDS encoding MBL fold metallo-hydrolase: MTFLGSGTSMGVPTLGCPCAVCADARIPGSRNRRTRPSLRLEWEGHTVLIDTGPDFHAQAIRENISRVDAVFYTHHHADHILGMDDLRPLSFRNTTPLPLYADDPTADALERVFGYTFRTENRYPTSARVQIHRLDPTPGSTTRIFGANFQRIPVIHGRERITGYRFGSAAYLTDMSDIPPESLALLQGLDILILDALRPAPHPSHSHVAKSIAFVEQLKPKRAYFTHMGHELDHNATEATLPQGIHLAYDGLQLTFDIAPEETAS; encoded by the coding sequence ATGACCTTCCTCGGCAGCGGCACCTCCATGGGCGTCCCCACGCTCGGATGCCCCTGCGCCGTCTGCGCCGACGCCCGCATCCCCGGCTCCCGCAACCGCCGCACCCGCCCATCCCTCCGCCTGGAATGGGAAGGTCACACCGTTTTGATCGACACCGGCCCCGACTTCCACGCCCAGGCCATCCGCGAGAACATCTCCCGCGTAGACGCCGTCTTCTACACCCACCACCACGCCGACCACATCCTCGGCATGGACGACCTCCGCCCCCTCAGCTTCCGCAACACCACCCCCCTGCCCCTCTACGCCGACGACCCCACCGCCGACGCCCTCGAGCGCGTCTTCGGCTACACCTTCCGCACCGAAAACCGCTACCCCACCAGCGCCCGCGTCCAAATCCACCGTCTCGACCCCACCCCCGGCAGCACCACCCGGATCTTCGGCGCAAACTTCCAGCGCATCCCCGTCATCCACGGCCGGGAGCGCATCACCGGCTACCGCTTCGGCTCCGCCGCCTACCTTACCGACATGAGCGACATCCCTCCTGAAAGCCTGGCCCTGCTCCAGGGACTAGACATCCTCATCCTTGACGCCCTCCGCCCCGCCCCCCACCCCAGCCACTCCCACGTAGCCAAGTCCATCGCCTTCGTAGAGCAGCTCAAGCCCAAACGAGCCTACTTTACCCACATGGGCCACGAACTGGACCACAACGCCACCGAAGCCACCCTCCCCCAGGGAATCCACCTGGCCTACGACGGCCTCCAACTCACCTTCGACATAGCCCCAGAAGAAACCGCCTCATGA
- the ribF gene encoding riboflavin biosynthesis protein RibF, whose protein sequence is MKIYRSLSELPADLGPVVATIGNFDGVHRGHRWVIDQVNARARTLCLPSLLITFDPHPVRVLRPDAPHSLITPLEQKLALLGETGIDAALILPFTPELSRLTARQFAEILANDIHVREVHEGENFRFGHKAEAGMEGLEQLGHELGFTAQTYSPHILRAAPVSSSRIRNLIAAGALHHARALTGRPFAIQSTPASGRGYGTRYTVPTINLAPYPELLPAKGVYVTTLKVGTGPHAETFNAVTNIGDRPTFGADSFAVESHLLNFHAVDLNEQTPLELTFLQRLRPEIRWPNPEALRTQIGLDVKKAQRYFALCTTLTKEKAPAT, encoded by the coding sequence ATGAAGATCTACCGCAGCCTCTCAGAACTCCCCGCAGACCTCGGCCCCGTAGTAGCCACCATCGGTAACTTCGACGGAGTCCACCGCGGCCACCGCTGGGTCATCGACCAGGTCAATGCCCGCGCCCGCACCCTCTGCCTCCCGTCTCTCCTGATCACCTTCGACCCCCATCCCGTCCGCGTCCTCCGCCCCGACGCCCCCCACTCCCTCATCACCCCCCTCGAGCAAAAACTAGCCCTCCTCGGCGAGACCGGCATCGACGCAGCACTCATCCTCCCCTTCACCCCAGAGCTCTCCCGCCTCACCGCCCGCCAGTTCGCCGAGATCCTAGCCAATGACATCCACGTCCGTGAGGTCCACGAGGGCGAGAACTTCCGCTTCGGCCACAAGGCAGAAGCCGGCATGGAAGGCCTCGAGCAGCTAGGCCACGAACTCGGCTTCACCGCCCAGACCTACTCCCCGCACATCCTCCGCGCCGCCCCCGTCTCCTCGTCGCGCATCCGGAACCTCATCGCCGCCGGCGCTCTCCACCACGCCCGAGCCCTCACTGGCCGCCCCTTCGCCATCCAGAGCACCCCCGCCTCCGGCCGCGGCTACGGCACCCGCTACACCGTCCCCACCATCAACCTGGCCCCCTACCCGGAGCTCCTCCCCGCCAAGGGCGTCTACGTCACCACCCTGAAGGTAGGCACAGGCCCCCATGCCGAAACCTTCAACGCCGTCACCAACATAGGCGACCGCCCCACCTTCGGAGCCGACTCCTTCGCGGTCGAGTCCCACCTCCTCAACTTCCACGCTGTCGATCTCAACGAGCAGACACCGCTGGAACTGACCTTCCTCCAACGCCTCCGCCCGGAGATCCGCTGGCCCAACCCCGAAGCCCTCCGCACCCAGATCGGCCTCGACGTGAAGAAAGCACAACGCTACTTCGCTCTCTGCACCACTCTGACAAAAGAAAAGGCCCCAGCGACATAA
- a CDS encoding S41 family peptidase, with amino-acid sequence MPKSSKILLLAVSVVFVLTVFFGVHASGVSAASEPQEGAYRQINVYSEVLRHIQSDYVSEPNIPQVTNGALRGLLESLDADSSYLAPADYAAYKKAIAVDKGARAQVGMVISKRFGYATVVSVVPGSPADKANFNDGDIIEAISGVDTRDLSLAMLGTMLEGKPGSELTVSVVRPRKTVPDKVTMTRTITIEPPVAETMYENSTIVYLKPVILDHDHVAALEGKLKASQKNGGKKVLLDLRDVSAGDMADATLLANFFLKSGTIATLEGQKVAKVTFTADGAKAIDPTGAVVVLVNRGTAGPGELVAGALLDNKRAELVGEKTFGEGAQQKTFELPDGAALILSVAKYETPSGKKLQDDAVTPGVLVAGNTPNDDGESDDDTVAVEGAASAATVPVVKPTVTVDDQLTKALDLLKAKAA; translated from the coding sequence ATGCCGAAGAGTTCAAAGATCCTGCTGCTTGCTGTCTCCGTCGTGTTTGTGCTGACGGTCTTCTTTGGTGTGCATGCGAGCGGCGTGAGTGCTGCCTCTGAGCCGCAGGAGGGGGCGTACCGGCAGATCAACGTGTACAGCGAGGTACTGCGGCATATCCAGTCCGACTACGTCTCCGAGCCGAACATTCCGCAGGTGACGAATGGCGCGTTGCGCGGGCTGCTGGAGTCGCTGGATGCGGATTCGAGCTATCTTGCTCCGGCGGACTATGCGGCTTACAAGAAGGCGATTGCCGTCGACAAGGGTGCGCGGGCGCAGGTTGGGATGGTGATCTCGAAGCGGTTTGGGTATGCGACCGTGGTTTCTGTTGTGCCGGGCAGCCCGGCGGATAAGGCTAACTTCAACGATGGCGACATCATCGAGGCGATCAGCGGCGTGGATACACGGGATCTTTCACTGGCGATGCTTGGGACGATGCTCGAAGGCAAGCCTGGGTCTGAGCTTACGGTGTCCGTCGTGAGGCCGCGCAAGACGGTGCCGGATAAGGTGACGATGACGCGGACGATCACGATCGAGCCGCCGGTTGCCGAGACGATGTATGAGAACTCGACCATTGTGTATCTGAAGCCGGTGATCCTGGACCACGACCATGTGGCGGCGCTCGAAGGCAAGCTGAAGGCGAGCCAGAAGAACGGCGGCAAGAAGGTTTTGCTCGACCTGCGGGATGTGTCTGCGGGCGATATGGCTGACGCCACGCTGCTGGCGAACTTCTTCCTGAAGAGCGGGACGATTGCGACTCTCGAAGGACAGAAGGTTGCGAAGGTTACGTTTACGGCGGATGGGGCTAAGGCTATCGATCCGACCGGAGCGGTGGTGGTGCTGGTGAATCGTGGGACTGCGGGGCCGGGCGAGCTTGTTGCGGGTGCGCTGCTTGATAACAAGCGGGCGGAGCTGGTGGGAGAGAAGACGTTTGGTGAAGGCGCTCAGCAGAAGACGTTCGAGCTGCCGGATGGCGCTGCTTTGATCCTTTCGGTTGCGAAGTATGAGACGCCCTCCGGCAAGAAGCTACAGGATGATGCGGTGACTCCGGGTGTACTCGTGGCGGGGAACACGCCGAACGATGATGGCGAGTCGGACGACGATACGGTGGCTGTCGAAGGTGCGGCTTCCGCTGCTACCGTGCCGGTGGTCAAGCCTACCGTGACCGTGGACGATCAGTTGACCAAGGCGCTCGATCTGCTGAAAGCTAAGGCGGCGTAA
- a CDS encoding HD domain-containing protein has protein sequence MQQIIDFILELDKLKAVTRKVKPLGLDRYENSAEHSWQITLLAVCLAPYAEAGVDLNHVVRMLLVHDIGEIDTGDTMVFVEGGWAERKADELEAVKRIFALLPEATGAEFLKLWIEFEAGETAEARFAHVADRAMPVLLNLSNRGQSWRENGISYERVVKRVRPEVEAGCPELWQYLEGRLEEARAKGLFGT, from the coding sequence GTGCAGCAGATTATCGATTTCATCCTGGAACTGGACAAGCTGAAGGCTGTGACGCGGAAGGTGAAGCCCCTGGGGCTGGACCGGTATGAGAACTCCGCGGAGCATAGCTGGCAGATCACGCTGCTGGCGGTTTGTCTGGCTCCATACGCTGAGGCCGGGGTGGACCTGAATCATGTGGTGCGGATGCTGCTGGTACACGATATTGGGGAGATCGATACAGGGGACACGATGGTGTTCGTCGAAGGCGGCTGGGCGGAACGGAAGGCGGACGAACTGGAGGCGGTGAAGCGGATCTTTGCGCTGCTGCCGGAGGCAACCGGGGCGGAGTTTCTGAAGCTTTGGATAGAGTTTGAGGCGGGGGAGACGGCGGAGGCCAGGTTTGCGCATGTGGCGGACCGGGCGATGCCGGTGCTGCTGAACCTATCCAACAGAGGGCAGAGCTGGCGGGAGAACGGGATCAGCTATGAGCGGGTGGTGAAGCGGGTGAGGCCTGAGGTCGAGGCGGGATGTCCGGAGCTTTGGCAGTACTTGGAAGGCCGGTTGGAAGAGGCCAGGGCGAAGGGTTTGTTTGGGACCTGA
- the kdsB gene encoding 3-deoxy-manno-octulosonate cytidylyltransferase, protein MSRTLAVIPARLASTRLPRKVLREIAGRPMLAWVYDAARACPQLDEVLIATDSEEVAALCHKHSWPVLMTSPELPSGSDRVHAAAQVHTADIYVNIQADEPLLHPSHITALLTPFADPSVEVTTLKVLCTPENLTNPNAVKVVTALDHRALYFSRATIPYDRDQAHPPIYKHIGLYGYRAAALNRFHALAPSPLEQAERLEQLRFLENGIPVHVALTEHDTIGVDTEEDLAAVEHLLSSR, encoded by the coding sequence ATGTCACGCACCCTCGCCGTCATTCCCGCCCGCCTCGCCTCCACCCGTCTTCCCCGCAAGGTTCTCCGCGAGATCGCCGGCCGACCCATGCTCGCGTGGGTCTACGACGCCGCCCGTGCCTGCCCGCAGCTCGATGAAGTCCTCATCGCCACTGACTCCGAAGAGGTCGCCGCCCTCTGCCACAAGCACTCCTGGCCAGTCCTCATGACCTCGCCCGAGCTCCCCAGCGGCTCAGACCGCGTCCACGCCGCAGCCCAGGTCCATACAGCAGATATCTACGTCAACATCCAGGCAGACGAACCCCTCCTCCACCCCAGCCACATCACCGCCCTACTCACCCCATTCGCAGACCCGAGCGTCGAGGTCACCACCCTCAAAGTCCTCTGCACACCAGAAAACCTCACCAACCCCAACGCAGTAAAAGTAGTGACCGCACTCGACCACCGCGCCCTCTACTTCTCCCGAGCCACCATCCCCTACGACCGCGACCAGGCCCATCCACCCATCTACAAGCACATAGGCCTCTACGGGTACCGAGCCGCCGCCCTCAACCGCTTCCACGCCCTCGCCCCGAGCCCCCTAGAGCAAGCCGAGCGCCTTGAGCAACTACGTTTCCTCGAAAACGGAATCCCCGTCCACGTAGCCCTCACAGAGCACGACACAATCGGCGTAGACACAGAAGAAGATCTGGCAGCCGTGGAGCATCTTCTCAGCAGTCGCTAA
- a CDS encoding HAD-IA family hydrolase — MSEVAIEIKGLLFDMDGVLISSIASVNRCWKLWAAHYGVADAQNVQIAHGVRAVDLIKGYKPGFTEAEVTEGLRYIEDLEIADTEGLKVLAGVRELLASLPPERWTIVTSATRRLLLGRLKAAGLPYPDRLIAADDVVNGKPHPEPYMKGAEILGFSTKGCVVVEDAPSGVGAGVAAGARVLGVLGTHTAEEIYAAGATWVARSLESVKVTVVEGGLRVEFEAV; from the coding sequence GTGAGTGAAGTTGCGATCGAGATCAAGGGTCTGCTGTTCGACATGGATGGGGTGCTGATCAGCTCGATTGCGAGCGTGAACCGTTGCTGGAAGCTGTGGGCTGCGCACTATGGCGTGGCCGATGCGCAGAACGTGCAGATTGCGCACGGGGTTCGTGCGGTGGATCTGATCAAGGGTTATAAGCCCGGTTTTACTGAGGCAGAGGTCACGGAGGGGCTGCGGTATATCGAGGATCTGGAGATTGCGGATACTGAGGGCCTGAAGGTGCTTGCAGGGGTTCGGGAGTTGCTGGCTTCATTGCCTCCGGAGCGCTGGACGATTGTGACTTCGGCGACGCGCCGGCTGCTGCTGGGGCGGTTGAAGGCTGCGGGGCTGCCGTATCCGGATCGTCTGATCGCTGCGGATGACGTGGTGAATGGAAAGCCGCATCCGGAGCCTTATATGAAGGGGGCGGAGATACTCGGGTTCTCAACGAAGGGGTGCGTGGTTGTTGAGGATGCTCCGTCTGGCGTGGGGGCGGGTGTGGCTGCGGGTGCGCGGGTGCTAGGGGTGCTGGGGACGCATACTGCGGAGGAGATCTATGCTGCTGGGGCGACGTGGGTGGCGCGGTCGCTTGAGAGCGTGAAGGTGACTGTGGTGGAGGGTGGGCTGCGTGTGGAGTTTGAGGCTGTTTAG
- a CDS encoding phosphoglucomutase/phosphomannomutase family protein, which yields MGVVKFGTDGWRGIIADDFTYENVRVAARAIAHYVIEQEDASKGVCIGWDTRFASQAFARVVAEVLTAAGIPVALASIVTPTPALSYAVRERGAAGGIMITSSHNPAQWNGVKYKASYGGSGKPSIISAIETYLEKPLAAAAEPAKLEEVNFNPPYVEAIAKFVDLPAIKASGKRFLIDCMYGAGRGIISGIFAEAGVPYVEMRAEINPDFPGINPEPILPHIAETQKRVVADACDAGLVTDGDADRIGAVDEHGNVVDAHKIFAILLQWLLERKGWPGDVTRAFNTTKMLDRIAAKHGRKLHEHGIGFKYVCDLMLTENILIGGEESGGIGISKHLPERDGLLNSLLLCQVMADEGKTLGELVAALQAEYGEHQYNRIDMHINDELKQSAIKRASAIKAGDDFAGMKVNRVETLDGIKFYLENSHCTDKVNAAETWLLLRASGTEPLLRVYCESCSVESVNAVLKVAEKFVLEGRA from the coding sequence ATGGGTGTGGTTAAGTTTGGGACGGATGGCTGGCGCGGGATTATCGCGGACGATTTCACGTATGAGAATGTGCGGGTTGCGGCTCGGGCGATTGCTCACTATGTGATCGAGCAGGAGGATGCGAGCAAGGGTGTTTGCATCGGGTGGGATACGCGCTTTGCTTCGCAGGCGTTTGCGCGCGTGGTGGCAGAGGTGCTGACGGCGGCGGGGATTCCGGTGGCGTTGGCTTCCATCGTCACGCCTACTCCGGCGTTGAGCTATGCGGTGCGGGAGCGTGGGGCTGCGGGTGGCATCATGATTACGTCCAGCCATAATCCTGCGCAGTGGAATGGTGTGAAGTACAAGGCCAGCTATGGTGGGTCGGGTAAGCCTTCGATCATCTCTGCGATTGAGACGTATTTGGAGAAGCCACTGGCTGCGGCTGCGGAGCCGGCGAAGCTTGAGGAGGTCAACTTCAATCCGCCTTATGTGGAGGCGATTGCGAAGTTTGTGGATCTTCCGGCGATCAAGGCTTCCGGTAAGAGGTTTCTGATCGACTGCATGTATGGTGCGGGGCGGGGGATCATCTCCGGGATCTTTGCCGAGGCAGGGGTGCCGTATGTGGAGATGCGGGCGGAGATCAATCCTGATTTTCCGGGGATCAATCCGGAGCCGATTCTGCCGCATATCGCGGAGACGCAGAAGCGCGTTGTCGCCGATGCGTGCGATGCGGGTCTGGTGACGGATGGCGATGCGGACCGTATCGGCGCTGTGGATGAGCACGGCAACGTGGTGGATGCGCACAAGATCTTTGCGATCCTGTTGCAATGGCTGCTGGAGCGCAAGGGCTGGCCGGGCGATGTGACGCGGGCGTTCAACACGACGAAGATGCTGGACCGCATTGCGGCCAAGCACGGGCGCAAGCTGCATGAGCATGGGATCGGCTTCAAGTATGTATGCGACCTGATGCTGACGGAAAATATTCTGATTGGCGGCGAGGAGTCAGGCGGGATCGGCATCAGTAAACATCTGCCGGAGCGCGATGGGCTGCTGAACAGCCTGCTGCTGTGCCAGGTGATGGCGGATGAGGGCAAGACGCTGGGTGAGCTTGTGGCCGCGCTGCAGGCAGAGTACGGCGAGCATCAGTACAACCGGATCGACATGCATATCAACGATGAGTTGAAGCAGAGTGCGATCAAGCGTGCGAGTGCGATCAAGGCGGGCGATGACTTTGCGGGGATGAAGGTCAATCGGGTGGAGACGCTGGATGGGATCAAGTTCTACCTCGAGAATTCACATTGCACGGATAAGGTGAATGCAGCTGAAACCTGGCTGCTGCTGCGAGCATCAGGTACAGAACCACTGCTGAGGGTTTACTGCGAGAGTTGCTCGGTTGAGAGCGTGAACGCGGTGCTGAAGGTTGCGGAAAAATTTGTGCTTGAAGGACGTGCTTGA
- a CDS encoding mannose-1-phosphate guanylyltransferase: protein MSIEGLAGVRFAPVILAGGSGTRFWPRSRRARAKQVLALDGESTMIQQTLERLLPVAAESDVWVITNKWLHDVISAQLPGIKAGHIVSEPIARNTAPACALTAFLLEKQGEADTVIGIFPSDHVVADVPRFSEVIKAGVRLAAAGENIVVLGVPPTRPETGYGYIEQGQGVALGEGSTVSARRVKRFREKPDKHTAERFLTAGNFAWNGGIFLWSAKTLAALVREHVPDMAPILETIAAAFGTADFERVFAEEYPKCENISIDYAVLEPRSSKGEARSNIYCLPADFGWNDLGSWASLHEHLGESDSSNVLDGPTNGLVAIESEGNYVYAPGRMVALLGVDGLVVVETEDALLITTRERSQDVSKVVRQVHEGLGREDLI from the coding sequence ATGAGTATTGAGGGTTTGGCAGGGGTGCGGTTTGCGCCGGTGATTCTGGCGGGTGGTAGCGGGACTCGGTTCTGGCCGCGGAGCAGGCGGGCAAGGGCGAAGCAGGTGTTGGCGCTGGATGGCGAGAGCACGATGATTCAGCAGACGCTGGAGCGGTTGCTGCCGGTGGCCGCCGAGAGCGATGTATGGGTGATCACGAACAAGTGGCTGCATGACGTGATCTCAGCACAACTGCCGGGGATCAAGGCAGGGCATATTGTGAGTGAGCCGATTGCGCGGAATACGGCTCCGGCGTGTGCGCTGACAGCGTTCCTGCTGGAGAAGCAGGGCGAGGCGGATACGGTGATCGGGATCTTTCCGAGCGATCACGTGGTGGCGGATGTGCCGCGCTTTTCAGAGGTGATCAAGGCGGGCGTTAGGCTGGCTGCGGCGGGTGAGAACATCGTCGTGCTGGGTGTGCCGCCGACGAGGCCTGAGACGGGATATGGGTATATCGAGCAGGGACAGGGTGTGGCGCTGGGTGAGGGTTCTACCGTCAGTGCGCGGCGCGTGAAGCGCTTCCGCGAGAAGCCGGACAAGCATACGGCCGAGCGGTTTCTGACGGCGGGGAACTTTGCATGGAACGGCGGAATCTTTCTCTGGAGCGCGAAGACGCTGGCTGCGCTGGTCAGAGAGCATGTGCCGGATATGGCGCCAATCCTGGAGACGATTGCGGCGGCGTTTGGCACGGCGGATTTTGAGCGGGTGTTCGCGGAGGAGTATCCGAAGTGCGAGAACATCTCAATCGACTATGCGGTGCTGGAGCCGCGGTCGAGCAAGGGTGAGGCTCGGTCGAACATCTACTGCCTGCCGGCTGACTTTGGCTGGAACGACTTGGGGTCATGGGCTTCATTGCATGAGCATCTGGGTGAGAGCGATAGCTCGAATGTGCTGGATGGACCTACGAATGGATTAGTGGCAATCGAGAGCGAAGGGAACTACGTGTATGCGCCGGGGCGGATGGTTGCGCTGCTGGGTGTGGATGGATTGGTTGTCGTCGAGACCGAAGATGCGCTGCTGATTACTACACGGGAACGCAGCCAGGATGTGAGTAAGGTTGTGCGACAGGTGCATGAGGGGCTTGGCCGGGAAGATCTGATTTAG
- a CDS encoding pyridoxal phosphate-dependent aminotransferase, with protein sequence MSTATAVKVLSDRIGRIEVSATMAITAEALRLKATGINLSDFGAGEPHFETPRHIKDAAIEAINKGFTRYTAVAGVPEVRKAIVDRHKADFGTDYAVDECVFTTGGKLALFNALQVLVDHGDEVILPVPYWVSFKDIIQYAGGVPVFVESKESENFRVTASMIEAAITEKTKCIILNTPSNPSGAVVSKADLEGIVRLAHERGIYVLLDECYVYLSFDGELFSGASFTDCKEHVVVLGSLSKTYAMTGWRAGFALGPKQIIGAMSKLQSQSTSNAASMVQKASIAALMGSQECVSEMRADYIKLRDRILEGFKSIPGLTCTVPQGAFYVYPNISAFIGKGGIKSASDLAAKLLSEAHVVVVPGEAFGTDEHIRLSYAVSADVIDEGVKRIREFLAGLK encoded by the coding sequence ATGAGCACAGCGACGGCAGTGAAGGTTCTTTCAGACAGGATTGGGCGGATTGAGGTTTCAGCGACGATGGCCATTACGGCCGAGGCGCTGCGGCTGAAGGCAACAGGGATCAACCTGAGCGACTTTGGTGCGGGCGAGCCGCACTTTGAGACGCCGCGGCACATCAAGGATGCGGCGATCGAGGCGATCAACAAGGGCTTTACGCGCTATACGGCTGTGGCCGGTGTGCCTGAGGTTCGGAAGGCGATCGTGGATCGCCACAAGGCCGACTTTGGGACCGACTACGCGGTGGACGAGTGCGTGTTCACGACGGGCGGCAAGCTGGCGCTGTTCAACGCGCTGCAGGTTCTGGTGGACCACGGCGACGAGGTGATTCTGCCGGTGCCGTATTGGGTCAGCTTCAAGGACATCATCCAGTATGCGGGCGGCGTGCCGGTGTTCGTGGAGTCCAAGGAGAGCGAGAACTTCCGGGTGACGGCGAGCATGATCGAAGCCGCGATCACCGAGAAGACGAAGTGCATCATCCTGAATACGCCGAGCAATCCTTCGGGCGCGGTGGTTTCCAAGGCGGATCTCGAAGGCATTGTGCGGCTGGCGCATGAGCGCGGGATCTACGTGCTGCTGGATGAGTGCTATGTGTACCTGAGCTTCGATGGCGAGCTGTTCAGCGGGGCTTCGTTTACGGATTGCAAGGAGCATGTGGTCGTGCTGGGCTCGCTATCCAAGACGTATGCGATGACGGGCTGGCGTGCGGGATTTGCGCTGGGGCCGAAGCAGATCATCGGTGCGATGAGCAAGCTGCAGTCGCAGTCGACCAGCAATGCGGCGAGCATGGTGCAGAAGGCCTCGATCGCTGCGCTGATGGGAAGCCAGGAGTGCGTGAGCGAGATGCGGGCGGACTACATCAAGCTGCGCGACCGGATTCTTGAAGGCTTCAAGAGCATTCCGGGGCTGACGTGTACGGTGCCGCAGGGTGCGTTTTATGTGTACCCGAATATTTCGGCGTTCATTGGTAAGGGCGGCATCAAGAGCGCGTCCGACCTGGCGGCGAAGCTGCTGAGCGAGGCCCATGTGGTCGTGGTTCCGGGCGAGGCGTTTGGAACGGACGAGCATATTCGGCTGTCGTATGCGGTTTCGGCGGATGTGATCGACGAAGGCGTGAAGCGCATCCGCGAGTTCCTGGCGGGGCTGAAGTAA
- a CDS encoding thioredoxin domain-containing protein has protein sequence MAPKRTALNSLPALALTCFLAIPAFAQDAPVPKAQAPADQRAYKAARALTDPTQKLAALRQFTHDYPKSNRVARANSTIFTLLLLSGPQHEPEIKAEAKSQVKHAGKGDSRWSKENEVAFDLAEAEPNGIDLPLAEKWAKDSVKHQTEPLFIASLTADYVKYKVPVPKPAEIHDYFAHQHAGSLQTLADVYFHEGKLPEANKTLAEAYALNPKDDAVNSLMGQIAFAQHKDAEALDDFERAQLFGGLKPSLQQQMMTLYRQANNGSDATFLTAQDTRYKQLFPAPFEPTAHKPTPGGHTVLLELFTGSACGPCVGMDLAVEGLLETYPRDEFIALAFDQHIPDPDPLSNPDSIARASLYGIASTPTVVLDGKPLEPSGGPRSTSEKFYKTFVTKLDPLTAAPSPIALKLTADRTAAGQIEAHATVTLPDLKALAEQIAIDPAPAPPKKPAETTATAAAAKAPDSKKKPEKNAAAPPPPPPTPVAAPVVPADPKLTLNFALVEDDIRYPGENGVRFHRMVVRSLAKPSDAAFPIDPSATATLDATFDLQQIAHTNSDYLTAYAKHNDRFEHVEFLSTDTKIQPTHLAIVAWVQDATTHRVLQSAYIPLTASNLTATTGKP, from the coding sequence ATGGCACCAAAGCGCACCGCACTCAACTCCCTTCCCGCACTCGCTCTCACCTGCTTCCTCGCCATCCCCGCCTTCGCGCAAGATGCCCCCGTCCCCAAAGCCCAGGCTCCCGCCGACCAGCGCGCCTACAAAGCCGCCCGCGCCCTCACCGACCCCACCCAAAAGCTCGCCGCGCTCCGCCAGTTCACCCACGACTACCCCAAGAGCAATCGCGTCGCCCGCGCCAACAGCACCATCTTCACCCTCCTCCTCCTCAGCGGCCCCCAGCACGAACCCGAAATCAAAGCTGAAGCCAAATCCCAGGTCAAGCACGCCGGCAAAGGCGACTCCAGGTGGTCCAAGGAGAATGAAGTCGCCTTCGACCTCGCCGAAGCCGAACCCAACGGCATCGATCTCCCCCTCGCGGAAAAGTGGGCCAAAGACTCCGTCAAGCACCAGACCGAACCCCTCTTCATCGCCAGCCTCACCGCCGATTACGTCAAGTATAAGGTCCCCGTCCCCAAACCCGCAGAGATCCACGACTACTTCGCCCACCAGCACGCCGGCTCCCTCCAGACCCTTGCCGACGTCTACTTCCACGAAGGCAAGCTCCCTGAAGCCAACAAAACCCTCGCCGAGGCCTACGCCCTCAATCCCAAGGACGACGCCGTCAACTCCCTCATGGGCCAAATCGCCTTCGCCCAGCACAAGGACGCGGAGGCCCTCGACGACTTTGAGCGCGCCCAGCTCTTCGGCGGCCTCAAACCCTCCCTCCAGCAGCAGATGATGACCCTCTACCGCCAGGCCAACAACGGCTCGGATGCCACCTTCCTCACCGCTCAGGACACCCGCTACAAGCAGCTTTTCCCGGCGCCCTTCGAGCCCACAGCCCACAAACCCACCCCCGGTGGTCACACCGTCCTCCTTGAGCTCTTCACCGGCTCCGCCTGCGGCCCCTGCGTCGGCATGGACCTCGCCGTAGAAGGCCTCCTCGAAACCTACCCGCGCGACGAGTTCATCGCCCTGGCCTTCGACCAGCACATCCCCGACCCCGACCCCCTATCGAACCCCGACTCCATCGCCCGCGCCAGTCTTTACGGCATCGCCAGCACCCCCACCGTCGTCCTCGACGGCAAGCCCCTCGAACCCTCCGGCGGCCCCCGCTCGACCAGCGAGAAGTTCTACAAAACGTTCGTCACCAAGCTCGATCCCCTCACCGCCGCACCCAGCCCCATCGCCCTGAAGCTCACCGCGGACCGCACTGCGGCAGGCCAGATCGAAGCCCATGCCACCGTCACCCTCCCGGACCTGAAGGCCTTGGCCGAGCAGATCGCCATCGATCCCGCCCCAGCCCCACCCAAGAAACCAGCCGAAACGACCGCAACCGCCGCCGCCGCGAAGGCCCCCGACAGCAAAAAGAAGCCTGAAAAGAATGCAGCCGCACCACCACCACCGCCGCCCACACCCGTCGCCGCTCCCGTAGTCCCCGCCGACCCCAAACTCACCCTCAACTTCGCCCTCGTCGAAGACGACATCCGCTACCCCGGCGAGAACGGCGTCCGCTTCCACCGCATGGTCGTCCGCTCCCTCGCCAAGCCCTCGGACGCAGCCTTCCCCATCGACCCCTCCGCCACCGCCACCCTCGACGCCACCTTCGACCTCCAGCAGATCGCCCACACCAACAGTGACTACCTCACCGCCTACGCCAAGCACAACGACCGCTTCGAGCACGTCGAATTCCTCAGCACCGACACCAAGATCCAGCCCACCCACCTCGCCATCGTCGCCTGGGTCCAGGACGCCACCACCCACCGCGTCCTCCAGTCCGCCTACATCCCCCTCACTGCATCCAACCTCACCGCCACCACCGGAAAGCCCTAG